A stretch of the Modestobacter marinus genome encodes the following:
- the selB gene encoding selenocysteine-specific translation elongation factor: MSAAGPTGMDVVATAGHVDHGKSTLVTALTGMEPDRWEEERRRGLTIDLGFAWTTLPSGRRLAVVDVPGHERFVGNMLAGVGSVPAALVVVAADDGWSAQTAEHVAVLDALGVRHGLLAVTKSDLADPAPVLADAAERLAGTSLGRVPAVAVSARAGTGLPELAGALEQVLAGLPAPDTGAPVRLWIDRAFTIRGAGTVVTGTLAGGTVTTGDRLDLGGRAVTVRGLQSLGAPVETASATARVALNLRGVAVEELSRGDALLTPEAFRRTADLDVTLVRPVEEKLPAELVVHIGSATVAARVRPLDGSALRLRLATELPLRVGDRLLLRDPGARRVHGAEVRDVDPPELRRRGAARTRAAELAEQPLGEAGARADLLRRRFVRRADFVAMGWPVPADATAVGSWLLAPGLADELAARVPQVVARYRQLRPLEPGPPTAVLRSALELPDVELVPALVREPLALRDGRVVAGAAALPPAVQRAVDDIRARLLQEPFAAPEAGDLVAAGLGPRELAAAVRDEQLVRIAEGIYLAPGVAEQARGRLAALPQPFTLSEARKAWGTTRRVAVPLAEYLDARGVTARQPDNTRRLR, encoded by the coding sequence GTGAGCGCAGCGGGCCCGACCGGCATGGACGTCGTCGCCACGGCCGGCCACGTCGACCACGGCAAGTCGACGCTGGTCACGGCGCTGACCGGGATGGAACCGGACCGGTGGGAGGAGGAGCGCCGGCGCGGGCTCACCATCGACCTCGGGTTCGCCTGGACGACGCTGCCCTCGGGGCGCCGGCTGGCGGTGGTCGACGTGCCCGGGCACGAGCGGTTCGTCGGCAACATGCTCGCCGGGGTGGGGTCGGTGCCCGCCGCGCTGGTCGTGGTCGCCGCCGACGACGGGTGGTCGGCGCAGACCGCCGAGCACGTCGCCGTCCTGGACGCCCTCGGGGTGCGGCACGGGTTGCTGGCGGTCACCAAGTCCGACCTCGCCGACCCGGCGCCGGTGCTCGCCGACGCCGCCGAGCGGCTGGCCGGGACGTCGCTGGGCCGGGTGCCGGCCGTGGCGGTCAGCGCCCGCGCCGGCACCGGGCTGCCGGAGCTGGCGGGCGCGCTGGAGCAGGTGCTGGCCGGGCTGCCCGCGCCCGACACGGGCGCGCCGGTGCGGCTGTGGATCGACCGGGCGTTCACCATCCGCGGCGCCGGCACCGTCGTGACCGGCACCCTGGCCGGCGGCACCGTGACCACCGGCGACCGCCTCGACCTCGGCGGGCGCGCGGTGACCGTGCGCGGGCTGCAGTCGCTGGGCGCGCCGGTCGAGACGGCGTCGGCCACGGCCCGGGTGGCGCTCAACCTGCGCGGCGTGGCGGTGGAGGAGCTCTCCCGCGGCGACGCGCTGCTGACCCCCGAGGCGTTCCGGCGCACCGCCGACCTCGACGTGACGCTGGTGCGGCCGGTCGAGGAGAAGCTGCCCGCGGAGCTGGTCGTGCACATCGGGTCCGCGACGGTCGCGGCGCGCGTGCGCCCGCTGGACGGGTCGGCGCTGCGGCTGCGGCTGGCCACCGAGCTGCCGTTGCGGGTGGGCGACCGGCTGCTGCTGCGCGACCCCGGTGCCCGCCGGGTGCACGGCGCCGAGGTGCGCGACGTGGACCCGCCGGAGCTGCGTCGTCGGGGTGCGGCCCGGACCCGCGCAGCCGAGCTCGCCGAGCAGCCGCTGGGTGAGGCCGGGGCGCGGGCGGACCTGCTCCGGCGGCGGTTCGTGCGCCGCGCGGACTTCGTCGCCATGGGGTGGCCGGTGCCCGCGGACGCCACGGCCGTCGGCTCCTGGCTCCTCGCCCCGGGGCTGGCCGACGAGCTGGCCGCCCGGGTGCCGCAGGTCGTGGCCCGCTACCGCCAGTTGCGCCCACTGGAGCCCGGCCCGCCGACCGCCGTCCTGCGGTCGGCGCTGGAGCTGCCCGACGTCGAGCTGGTACCCGCCCTCGTCCGCGAGCCCCTGGCGCTGCGGGACGGCCGGGTCGTCGCCGGCGCGGCGGCGCTGCCGCCGGCGGTGCAGCGCGCGGTGGACGACATCCGCGCCCGGCTGCTCCAGGAGCCGTTCGCCGCACCGGAGGCCGGTGACCTGGTGGCCGCGGGACTGGGGCCCCGGGAGCTGGCGGCGGCGGTGCGGGACGAGCAGCTGGTGCGGATCGCCGAGGGCATCTACCTGGCACCCGGCGTCGCCGAGCAGGCCCGCGGCCGGCTGGCGGCGCTCCCGCAGCCCTTCACGCTCAGCGAGGCGCGCAAGGCGTGGGGGACCACCCGCCGGGTCGCCGTCCCGCTGGCCGAGTACCTCGACGCCCGAGGGGTCACCGCCCGCCAGCCGGACAACACCCGCCGCCTGCGCTGA
- the selA gene encoding L-seryl-tRNA(Sec) selenium transferase produces the protein MTTDPRRAVPRTDAVLAEPQVAAAVARLGRDLVKAAVQAAQQRVRGGELAPDDVVPAVLAGLPGTAGSLHPVLNATGVLVHTNLGRAPLSAAAVEAVAAASGTTDVELDLRTGRRGPRGEGALSALLAAVPAAEAALVVNNCAAALALVATALGGELVIARGELVEIGDGFRIPDLLVSSGARLREVGTTNRVSLADYTDALGPDTGAVLKVHPSNFVVRGFTRSADVAELAPALAGTGVPLVADVGSGLLRPHPLLPDEPDLQTTLAAGADLVLSSGDKLLGGPQAGIVLGRADLVQRLRRHPLYRALRVDKTTLAALEATLRGPVPPVRRMLDADLGGLQARADALAEVLRAAGVAATAVPATARVGGGGAPEFELPSAAVAVPLAFAEPLRAASTPVVGYAAGDRTLLDLRSLAPEDDERLAAMVLEVARRWT, from the coding sequence ATGACGACCGACCCCCGCCGCGCGGTGCCGCGGACCGACGCCGTGCTCGCCGAGCCCCAGGTCGCCGCCGCCGTCGCCCGGCTGGGGCGGGACCTGGTCAAGGCCGCGGTGCAGGCCGCCCAGCAGCGGGTCCGGGGCGGCGAGCTGGCCCCGGACGACGTCGTCCCGGCCGTGCTGGCCGGGTTGCCCGGCACCGCCGGCAGCCTGCACCCGGTGCTCAACGCCACCGGCGTGCTGGTGCACACGAACCTGGGCCGCGCCCCGCTGTCGGCCGCGGCCGTCGAGGCGGTGGCCGCCGCCAGCGGCACCACCGACGTCGAGCTGGACCTCCGGACCGGCCGACGCGGCCCGCGGGGAGAGGGCGCGCTGTCGGCGCTGCTGGCTGCCGTGCCCGCCGCGGAGGCCGCGCTGGTGGTCAACAACTGCGCCGCCGCCCTCGCGCTGGTGGCCACGGCGCTCGGCGGCGAGCTGGTCATCGCCCGCGGCGAGCTGGTCGAGATCGGCGACGGCTTCCGCATCCCCGACCTGCTGGTCAGCTCCGGTGCCCGGCTGCGCGAGGTCGGGACGACGAACCGGGTCTCGCTCGCCGACTACACCGACGCCCTCGGCCCGGACACCGGCGCGGTGCTCAAGGTGCACCCCTCCAACTTCGTCGTCCGCGGGTTCACCCGCTCCGCCGACGTCGCCGAGCTGGCGCCCGCACTGGCCGGCACCGGGGTGCCGCTGGTCGCCGACGTGGGCAGCGGGCTGCTCCGCCCGCACCCGCTGCTGCCCGACGAGCCGGACCTGCAGACGACGCTGGCCGCCGGCGCGGACCTGGTGCTCTCCAGCGGGGACAAGCTGCTCGGCGGGCCGCAGGCCGGCATCGTGCTCGGCCGGGCCGACCTGGTGCAGCGGCTCCGCCGGCACCCGCTCTACCGGGCACTGCGGGTGGACAAGACGACCCTCGCCGCGCTGGAGGCGACGCTGCGCGGGCCGGTGCCGCCGGTGCGCCGCATGCTCGACGCGGACCTCGGCGGCCTGCAGGCGCGGGCCGACGCGCTGGCCGAGGTGCTCCGGGCCGCCGGGGTGGCGGCGACGGCGGTGCCGGCCACCGCCCGGGTCGGTGGCGGGGGAGCCCCGGAGTTCGAGCTGCCCAGCGCGGCGGTGGCGGTGCCGCTGGCCTTCGCGGAGCCGCTGCGCGCCGCCAGCACCCCGGTGGTCGGCTACGCCGCCGGTGACCGCACCCTGCTGGACCTGCGGAGTCTCGCGCCCGAGGACGACGAGCGGCTGGCCGCGATGGTGCTGGAGGTGGCCCGCCGGTGGACGTGA
- the recQ gene encoding DNA helicase RecQ translates to MDVTEAPPLEDAVTADRALEVLGRVFGYDAFRGPQREVVDHVVAGGDALVLMPTGGGKSLCYQVPALLREGVGVVVSPLIALMQDQVDTLRALGVRAGFLNSSQDRAERRDVEEAFLAGELDLLYVAPESLGGGASPTARLLERGRIALFAIDEAHCVAQWGHDFRPDYLALSMLHERWPDVPRIALTATATPATHAEISTRLQLDDALHVVAGFDRPNIQYRIAPKNEPRKQLLDLLRTEHPGDAGIVYCLSRASVETTAEFLVRNGVPALPYHAGLDARTRADHQSRFLREDGLVMVATIAFGMGIDKPDVRFVAHLDLPKSVEGYYQETGRAGRDGLPSTAWLAYGLADVVQQRKMIEGSDGDLAHRRLLSGQLDAMLALCETVECRRVRLLAHFGQESAPCGNCDTCLSPPESWDATIPAQMLLSTVLRLQRERGQSFGAGQSIDILLGRRTDKVAQHAHDELTVFGIGTDLSEGQWRGVVRQLLAQGLLAVQGEYGTLALNEASGPVLRREREVLMRREPERPARAARARGDRATAPELPASATPAFERLRAWRAATAKEQGVPAYVVFHDATLRQIATEEPTTVAALGTVSGVGAAKLERYGEQLLAALHG, encoded by the coding sequence GTGGACGTGACCGAGGCTCCCCCGCTCGAGGACGCCGTGACCGCGGACCGTGCGCTCGAGGTGCTCGGTCGGGTGTTCGGCTACGACGCCTTCCGTGGACCGCAGCGCGAGGTGGTCGACCACGTCGTCGCCGGCGGTGACGCGCTGGTGCTGATGCCGACCGGCGGCGGGAAGTCGCTGTGCTACCAGGTGCCGGCGCTGCTGCGCGAGGGCGTCGGCGTCGTGGTCTCCCCGCTGATCGCGCTGATGCAGGACCAGGTTGACACGTTGCGCGCCCTGGGCGTGCGCGCCGGGTTCCTCAACTCCAGCCAGGACCGGGCCGAGCGCCGGGACGTCGAGGAGGCCTTCCTCGCCGGGGAGCTCGACCTGCTGTACGTGGCGCCGGAGTCACTGGGCGGCGGCGCCTCACCGACCGCGCGGTTGCTGGAACGCGGCCGGATCGCCCTGTTCGCCATCGACGAGGCACACTGCGTCGCGCAGTGGGGGCACGACTTCCGGCCCGACTACCTGGCCCTGTCGATGCTGCACGAGCGCTGGCCCGACGTCCCCCGGATCGCGCTGACGGCGACGGCCACGCCCGCCACCCACGCCGAGATCAGCACCCGGCTGCAGCTGGACGACGCGCTGCACGTGGTCGCCGGGTTCGACCGGCCGAACATCCAGTACCGGATCGCACCGAAGAACGAGCCCCGCAAGCAGCTGCTGGACCTGCTGCGCACCGAGCACCCCGGGGACGCCGGCATCGTCTACTGCCTGTCCCGCGCCTCGGTCGAGACGACCGCCGAGTTCCTGGTCCGCAACGGCGTCCCGGCCCTGCCGTACCACGCCGGGCTCGACGCCCGGACCCGCGCGGACCACCAGTCCCGGTTCCTGCGCGAGGACGGGCTGGTGATGGTCGCGACCATCGCGTTCGGCATGGGCATCGACAAGCCCGACGTCCGCTTCGTGGCCCACCTCGACCTGCCCAAGTCGGTCGAGGGCTACTACCAGGAGACCGGCCGCGCCGGCCGCGACGGGCTGCCCTCGACGGCCTGGCTCGCCTACGGCCTGGCCGACGTCGTCCAGCAGCGCAAGATGATCGAGGGCTCGGACGGCGACCTCGCGCACCGGCGCCTGCTCTCCGGCCAGCTCGACGCCATGCTGGCGCTCTGCGAGACGGTCGAGTGCCGGCGGGTGCGGTTGCTGGCCCACTTCGGCCAGGAGAGCGCGCCCTGCGGGAACTGCGACACCTGCCTGAGCCCCCCGGAGTCCTGGGACGCCACGATCCCGGCGCAGATGCTGCTGTCCACGGTGCTGCGGCTGCAGCGCGAGCGCGGGCAGTCCTTCGGCGCGGGGCAGTCCATCGACATCCTGCTGGGCAGGCGCACCGACAAGGTCGCCCAGCACGCGCACGACGAGCTCACCGTCTTCGGCATCGGCACCGACCTCTCCGAGGGGCAGTGGCGCGGCGTCGTCCGCCAGCTGCTGGCGCAGGGGCTGCTGGCGGTGCAGGGCGAGTACGGCACGCTGGCGCTCAACGAGGCGAGCGGGCCGGTGCTGCGCCGGGAGCGTGAGGTGCTGATGCGGCGCGAGCCCGAGCGCCCGGCCCGGGCCGCCCGCGCCCGGGGCGACCGGGCCACCGCACCCGAGCTGCCTGCCTCGGCCACCCCGGCGTTCGAGCGGCTGCGGGCCTGGCGGGCCGCCACCGCCAAGGAGCAGGGCGTGCCCGCCTACGTGGTCTTCCACGACGCGACGCTGCGGCAGATCGCCACCGAGGAACCCACCACCGTGGCCGCGCTGGGCACCGTCAGTGGGGTCGGCGCGGCCAAGCTGGAGCGCTACGGCGAGCAGTTGCTCGCCGCTCTCCACGGCTGA
- a CDS encoding ATP-binding cassette domain-containing protein: protein MPETPALAIEGLTVRYGQTLAVDALDLRIDRGETVALLGSNGAGKSSVVNAALGLFRPAAGTVRLLGREPAAALQAGGVGAMLQHGGLPSEARVGEVLALVRRRYADPWPLADLAATAGIAGLLDRGVDALSGGQRQRVLLALALAGAPPLLLLDEPTSAMDVKGRQAFWTTMRGLADRGHTVVFATHHLDEADAVADRVVVVAGGRVLADGTAAKIKSRIAGRTVRFRCPGPRDGLAAMPGVTGIGGEGDLVELNTTDAEATLRALLASRTGLPDLEVRGASLEQAFLHLTSDLTTANGALR from the coding sequence ATGCCCGAGACCCCCGCCCTCGCGATCGAGGGGCTGACCGTCCGCTACGGCCAGACGCTCGCCGTCGACGCGCTCGACCTGCGCATCGACCGCGGTGAGACCGTCGCCCTGCTCGGCTCCAACGGAGCCGGGAAGTCCTCCGTCGTCAACGCCGCGCTGGGCCTCTTCCGCCCGGCCGCCGGGACGGTCCGGCTGCTCGGCCGCGAGCCGGCCGCCGCGCTGCAGGCCGGCGGCGTCGGCGCGATGCTGCAGCACGGCGGGCTGCCCAGCGAGGCGCGCGTCGGTGAGGTGCTCGCGCTGGTGCGCCGCCGCTACGCCGACCCCTGGCCGCTGGCGGACCTCGCCGCCACCGCCGGCATCGCCGGGCTGCTCGACCGGGGGGTCGACGCGCTCTCCGGCGGGCAGCGCCAGCGGGTGCTGCTCGCCCTCGCCCTGGCCGGCGCACCGCCGTTGCTGCTGCTGGACGAGCCGACCTCCGCGATGGACGTCAAGGGCCGGCAGGCCTTCTGGACGACGATGCGCGGGCTGGCCGACCGCGGGCACACCGTCGTCTTCGCCACCCACCACCTGGACGAGGCCGACGCGGTCGCCGACCGGGTCGTGGTGGTGGCCGGCGGACGGGTCCTCGCCGACGGGACGGCGGCGAAGATCAAGTCCCGCATCGCCGGGCGCACCGTCCGGTTCCGCTGCCCCGGCCCGCGGGACGGGCTGGCCGCGATGCCCGGCGTGACCGGGATCGGCGGGGAGGGCGACCTGGTGGAGCTCAACACCACCGACGCCGAGGCCACCCTGCGCGCGTTGCTGGCCAGCCGCACCGGGCTGCCCGACCTGGAGGTGCGCGGCGCCAGCCTCGAACAGGCCTTCCTGCACCTCACCTCCGACCTGACGACCGCGAACGGAGCGCTCCGATGA
- the hemW gene encoding radical SAM family heme chaperone HemW, whose protein sequence is MTTTLPLLGQTPALPAGPSMLPASARNGLPTTPFGLYVHVPFCATRCGYCDFNTYTSDELGPGANRSEYAGTAIAELRLAAQVLGPDRPAVQTVFVGGGTPTLLPAQDLVAVMDAVRELFPVAPDVEVTTEANPESVTPESLATLRAGGFTRISLGMQSAAEHVLAVLDRRHTPGRAVQAAHEARAAGFEHVNLDLIYGAPGETDADWQASLDAVLAAPVDHVSAYALIVEQGTRLARRVARGELPMPDDDVLADRYEMADRAFGAAGLGWYEVSNWAHDRAARCRHNELYWANANWWGIGPGAHSHVGGLRWWNVKHPAAYADRIAAGLHPAADSELLTPEDQALETVMLGLRLRDGLPLTALSAAGRARAAESVVRGLLAAEPHEAGLAVLTDRGRLLADAVVRDLTD, encoded by the coding sequence ATGACCACGACCCTCCCCCTCCTCGGCCAGACCCCGGCACTCCCCGCGGGCCCCTCGATGCTCCCGGCGTCGGCCCGGAACGGCCTGCCGACGACGCCCTTCGGCCTCTACGTGCACGTGCCGTTCTGCGCGACCCGCTGCGGCTACTGCGACTTCAACACCTACACCTCCGACGAGCTGGGCCCGGGCGCCAACCGCAGCGAGTACGCCGGCACCGCGATCGCCGAGCTGCGGCTGGCCGCGCAGGTGCTGGGCCCCGACCGGCCGGCGGTGCAGACCGTGTTCGTCGGCGGCGGCACCCCGACGCTGCTGCCGGCGCAGGACCTGGTGGCCGTCATGGACGCCGTCCGTGAGCTCTTCCCGGTGGCACCCGACGTCGAGGTGACCACCGAGGCCAACCCCGAATCGGTGACGCCGGAGTCGCTGGCCACCCTGCGGGCCGGTGGCTTCACCCGGATCAGTCTGGGCATGCAGTCCGCCGCCGAGCACGTGCTCGCCGTGCTGGACCGCCGGCACACCCCCGGCCGGGCGGTGCAGGCCGCGCACGAGGCCCGGGCAGCCGGCTTCGAGCACGTGAACCTGGACCTGATCTACGGCGCGCCGGGGGAGACCGACGCCGACTGGCAGGCCTCGCTCGACGCCGTCCTGGCCGCGCCGGTCGACCACGTCAGCGCCTACGCGTTGATCGTCGAGCAGGGCACCCGGCTGGCCCGGCGGGTCGCCCGGGGCGAGCTGCCGATGCCGGACGACGACGTGCTGGCCGACCGCTACGAGATGGCCGACCGTGCGTTCGGCGCTGCCGGGCTGGGCTGGTACGAGGTGTCGAACTGGGCGCACGACCGGGCGGCCCGGTGCCGGCACAACGAGCTGTACTGGGCCAACGCCAACTGGTGGGGGATCGGGCCCGGTGCGCACTCGCACGTCGGCGGGCTGCGCTGGTGGAACGTCAAGCACCCGGCCGCCTACGCCGACCGGATCGCCGCCGGCCTGCACCCCGCCGCCGACAGCGAGCTGCTGACCCCGGAGGACCAGGCCCTGGAGACGGTGATGCTGGGCCTGCGGCTGCGCGACGGGCTGCCGCTGACCGCGCTCAGCGCGGCGGGGCGGGCGCGGGCCGCGGAGTCAGTCGTCCGCGGGCTGCTCGCGGCGGAGCCGCACGAGGCAGGGCTCGCCGTCCTCACCGACCGCGGCCGGCTGCTCGCCGACGCGGTCGTCCGCGACCTGACCGACTGA
- a CDS encoding enoyl-CoA hydratase-related protein, giving the protein MTSATNDDRVLSVDVSAGVARLTLDSPANRNALSRAMRAQLRAALTEAFADEAVRVVVLDHTGRVFCSGMDLAEATGGAAADQGVNEFPELLQLIWNAPKPVLAAVRGPARAGGVGLAAACDVVVAGAGASFAFTEVRIGVVPAVISAVCRPRMLPHVVHRLMLTGEVFDAATAAAGGLVDLAVPDDEVDATVAAQVTALAAGAPSALAETKRLLRSGTDLAGQFPALLQLSARFFAGEEGQEGIAAFREKRPARWVPTGE; this is encoded by the coding sequence GTGACCTCCGCGACCAATGACGACCGCGTGCTCTCCGTCGACGTGTCCGCCGGCGTGGCCCGGCTGACCCTCGACTCCCCCGCCAACCGGAACGCCCTCTCCCGCGCCATGCGCGCCCAGCTCCGTGCCGCCCTCACCGAGGCCTTCGCCGACGAGGCAGTGCGGGTGGTGGTGCTCGACCACACCGGCCGGGTGTTCTGCTCGGGCATGGACCTCGCCGAGGCGACCGGGGGCGCCGCCGCCGACCAGGGCGTCAACGAGTTCCCCGAGCTGCTGCAGCTGATCTGGAACGCGCCCAAGCCCGTGCTCGCCGCCGTCCGCGGACCGGCCCGCGCGGGCGGGGTGGGGCTGGCCGCGGCCTGCGACGTCGTGGTGGCCGGCGCCGGCGCCAGCTTCGCGTTCACCGAGGTGCGGATCGGCGTCGTCCCGGCGGTCATCTCCGCGGTGTGCCGGCCGCGGATGCTCCCGCACGTCGTCCACCGGCTGATGCTCACCGGTGAGGTCTTCGACGCCGCGACCGCCGCGGCCGGCGGGCTGGTCGACCTGGCCGTCCCGGACGACGAGGTCGATGCCACCGTCGCTGCGCAGGTCACCGCACTGGCCGCGGGCGCACCGTCCGCGCTGGCCGAGACGAAGCGGCTGCTGCGCTCGGGCACCGACCTGGCCGGTCAGTTCCCGGCGCTGCTGCAGCTGTCGGCGCGCTTTTTCGCCGGCGAGGAGGGCCAGGAGGGCATCGCCGCCTTCCGCGAGAAGCGCCCCGCCCGCTGGGTGCCGACCGGCGAGTAG
- a CDS encoding alpha-N-arabinofuranosidase: MPAARLTLDPRFTVGAVHRRVFGSFVEHLGRCVYDGIYEPGHPAADEEGFRTDVLDLVRELGVSTIRYPGGNFVSGYRWEDGVGPRESRPKRLDLAWHSLETNQVGLHEFARWNDRVGSELMLAVNLGTRGVQEALDLLEYSNVRSGSALSDQRIADGTPEPLGVRMWCLGNEMDGPWQLGHRSAEDYGKLASQTAKAMRQLDPSVQLVVCGSSNSDMPTFGAWERTVLEHTYVDVDYISCHAYYAEKDGDLAGFLASAVDMDRFIEAVVATADHVKAVLRSEKTIDISFDEWNVWNQDRFHDEDQITDIEQWPYAPRLLEDVYSVADAVVVGNLLISLLKHADRVTSASLAQLVNVIAPIMTEPGGPAWRQTTFFPFALTSRLARGDALRVELACETYPTGKHGDVPVVDAVATHDPATGRTALFLVNRAIEGPVTVTVDAGALGDVDVLETHTLHDGDPYAANTLAEPTRVAPGENKSVLLENGSLTVELPPVSWTAISLG; the protein is encoded by the coding sequence ATGCCCGCTGCACGTCTCACGCTCGACCCGCGCTTCACGGTCGGCGCGGTCCACCGCCGCGTCTTCGGCTCCTTCGTCGAGCACCTCGGCCGCTGTGTCTACGACGGCATCTACGAGCCGGGGCACCCGGCCGCCGACGAGGAGGGCTTCCGCACCGACGTCCTGGACCTGGTCCGCGAGCTGGGGGTGTCGACGATCCGCTACCCGGGCGGCAACTTCGTCTCCGGCTACCGCTGGGAGGACGGCGTCGGCCCCCGGGAGTCCCGGCCCAAGCGGCTCGACCTCGCCTGGCACTCCCTGGAGACCAACCAGGTCGGCCTGCACGAGTTCGCCCGCTGGAACGACCGGGTCGGCAGCGAGCTGATGCTGGCGGTCAACCTCGGCACCCGCGGCGTCCAGGAGGCGCTGGACCTGCTCGAGTACAGCAACGTCCGGTCCGGCTCGGCGCTGTCGGACCAGCGCATCGCCGACGGCACCCCGGAGCCCCTCGGTGTCCGCATGTGGTGCCTGGGCAACGAGATGGACGGCCCCTGGCAGCTGGGGCACCGCAGCGCCGAGGACTACGGCAAGCTCGCCAGCCAGACGGCCAAGGCGATGCGCCAGCTCGACCCTTCGGTGCAGCTGGTGGTGTGCGGCAGCTCCAACTCGGACATGCCGACGTTCGGCGCGTGGGAGCGCACCGTCCTGGAGCACACCTACGTCGACGTCGACTACATCTCCTGCCACGCGTACTACGCCGAGAAGGACGGCGACCTGGCCGGCTTCCTGGCCTCCGCCGTGGACATGGACCGGTTCATCGAGGCCGTCGTCGCCACCGCCGACCACGTCAAGGCGGTGCTGCGCAGCGAGAAGACGATCGACATCTCCTTCGACGAGTGGAACGTCTGGAACCAGGACCGCTTCCACGACGAGGACCAGATCACCGACATCGAGCAGTGGCCCTACGCCCCGCGGCTGCTCGAGGACGTCTACTCCGTCGCCGACGCGGTCGTGGTCGGCAACCTGCTGATCTCGCTGCTCAAGCACGCCGACCGGGTGACCTCGGCCAGCCTCGCCCAGCTGGTCAACGTGATCGCCCCGATCATGACCGAGCCCGGCGGCCCGGCCTGGCGGCAGACGACGTTCTTCCCGTTCGCGCTCACCTCGCGGCTGGCCCGGGGCGACGCGCTGCGGGTCGAGCTCGCGTGCGAGACCTACCCGACCGGGAAGCACGGCGACGTCCCGGTCGTCGACGCCGTCGCCACGCACGACCCCGCCACCGGCCGGACGGCGCTGTTCCTGGTCAACCGGGCGATCGAGGGGCCGGTGACGGTGACCGTCGACGCCGGCGCGCTCGGCGACGTCGACGTCCTGGAGACGCACACGCTGCACGACGGCGACCCCTACGCCGCCAACACGCTGGCCGAGCCGACCCGGGTCGCCCCGGGGGAGAACAAGAGCGTCCTGCTGGAGAACGGGTCGCTCACCGTGGAGCTGCCCCCCGTCTCCTGGACGGCGATCTCCCTCGGCTGA
- a CDS encoding ABC transporter ATP-binding protein has translation MATVTFDRATCAYAGADRRAVDELDLEVADGEFLALVGPSGCGKSTSLRMLAGLEDVTEGAIRIGGRDVTDVPPKDRDIAMVFQNYALYPHMTVGDNMGFALKIAGVDKAERDKRVREAAKLLDLEPYLDRKPKALSGGQRQRVAMGRAIVRSPQVFLMDEPLSNLDAKLRVQTRTQIASLQRRLGVTTVYVTHDQVEAMTMGDRVAVLKDGVLQQCDAPGVLYDRPANVFVAGFIGSPAMNLFELPVTDGGVRFGDLVLPVPRDVLGQVTGGTVTLGVRPEDLALADRGVAVQVDVVEELGADAYVYGRSEQGGEQRPITVRVDGRRPPRRDSVVHVAPHPDRVHLFGADGGRLGA, from the coding sequence ATGGCGACCGTCACCTTCGACCGAGCAACGTGTGCCTATGCCGGAGCCGACCGCCGGGCGGTCGACGAACTGGACCTGGAGGTGGCCGACGGCGAGTTCCTGGCGCTCGTGGGGCCCTCCGGGTGCGGCAAGTCGACGTCCCTGCGGATGCTCGCCGGGCTCGAGGACGTCACCGAGGGCGCGATCCGGATCGGCGGGCGCGACGTCACCGACGTGCCGCCGAAGGACCGGGACATCGCGATGGTGTTCCAGAACTACGCGCTCTACCCGCACATGACCGTGGGCGACAACATGGGCTTCGCGCTCAAGATCGCCGGTGTCGACAAGGCCGAGCGGGACAAGCGGGTCCGGGAGGCGGCGAAGCTGCTGGACCTGGAGCCCTACCTGGACCGCAAGCCGAAGGCCCTGTCCGGTGGTCAGCGGCAGCGGGTCGCGATGGGCCGGGCGATCGTCCGCTCCCCGCAGGTGTTCCTGATGGACGAGCCGCTGTCGAACCTGGACGCCAAGCTGCGGGTGCAGACGCGCACGCAGATCGCCTCGCTGCAGCGCCGGCTCGGGGTGACCACCGTCTACGTCACCCACGACCAGGTCGAGGCGATGACCATGGGCGACCGGGTCGCGGTGCTCAAGGACGGCGTCCTGCAGCAGTGCGACGCCCCGGGGGTGCTCTACGACCGCCCGGCCAACGTCTTCGTCGCCGGCTTCATCGGCTCCCCGGCGATGAACCTGTTCGAGCTGCCGGTGACCGACGGGGGAGTGCGCTTCGGTGACCTGGTCCTCCCGGTGCCGCGCGACGTGCTCGGCCAGGTCACCGGCGGCACGGTGACCCTCGGCGTGCGGCCGGAGGACCTCGCGCTCGCCGACCGGGGCGTCGCCGTCCAGGTCGACGTCGTCGAGGAGCTGGGCGCCGACGCCTACGTGTACGGACGGAGCGAGCAGGGCGGGGAGCAGCGTCCGATCACCGTGCGGGTCGACGGGCGGCGCCCGCCCCGGCGGGACTCGGTCGTCCACGTCGCGCCGCACCCGGACCGCGTGCACCTCTTCGGCGCCGACGGCGGGCGACTGGGGGCCTGA